The proteins below come from a single Rickettsia typhi str. Wilmington genomic window:
- the tsaB gene encoding tRNA (adenosine(37)-N6)-threonylcarbamoyltransferase complex dimerization subunit type 1 TsaB: protein MKILAFDTANNTTSVAISENDNILKYIEALGPAMQAENLMPMIEDVMQSAQFSYDDLDYLAVTNGPGSFTGIRIGLASAKGILFAKKNIKAVVVSNFEYAYFRAITQVKNYDKIYVFLNAYRLQLYMQVFHKSGKREEPLLINYEYAIKCLTKEQGNIVCCGSGLEFIYHKIMYLSHIITLPRFTRVKAWVICKYITTMLPRNIKLNNSIAPLYIRPPDAKRTID, encoded by the coding sequence TTGAAAATACTAGCATTTGACACAGCAAATAATACTACATCGGTTGCAATATCTGAAAATGATAATATTCTTAAATATATAGAAGCATTAGGTCCTGCTATGCAAGCAGAAAATTTAATGCCTATGATAGAAGATGTGATGCAATCAGCTCAATTTTCATATGATGATCTAGATTATTTAGCAGTAACTAATGGACCTGGTAGCTTTACCGGTATTAGGATAGGACTTGCTAGTGCTAAAGGTATATTATTTGCCAAGAAAAATATTAAAGCGGTAGTGGTTAGCAATTTCGAATATGCGTACTTTAGAGCTATAACCCAAGTAAAAAACTATGATAAAATATATGTCTTTTTAAACGCTTATCGCTTACAGCTTTATATGCAAGTTTTCCATAAGTCAGGTAAAAGAGAAGAACCATTATTGATAAATTACGAGTATGCTATAAAATGTCTTACAAAAGAACAAGGTAATATAGTGTGCTGCGGTAGTGGACTTGAATTTATATATCACAAAATTATGTATTTATCTCACATAATAACATTGCCAAGATTTACACGAGTTAAAGCTTGGGTGATTTGTAAATATATTACGACTATGTTGCCTAGAAATATCAAGTTAAATAACTCTATTGCACCACTTTATATACGTCCACCTGATGCTAAAAGAACAATAGATTAG
- the infB gene encoding translation initiation factor IF-2: protein MTDNQEIKPKKLTLGNSKLLLNKSFDSLTGVQSFVNAKSKTLVEVRKSSIGSTTTISLNKERNSLDQTVIDSNKEEFNRRLSILKKAAEQSKLYDSAQISTLSKLASINQSVNSKNEQFTTDKAVEQKQQDIEDTKVEIGTKIVQDDEDIRSQIPNKKKETFAKSLLVGMRTRYGIEAESALEKIGDNKVVVPKIKLEEPKKFKKADLFNMLSDDENGSGRTRSLASIKRAREKEKRKLVSQIPEKVYREVTIPEVIGVGDLANAMSERVADVIKELMKLGILANASQTIDADTAELVATNLGHTVTRVQESDVENVLINDDKVEDLRTRAPVVTVMGHVDHGKTSLLDALKSTDIAAGELGGITQHIGAYRVTLSDCKAITFIDTPGHEAFSEMRSRGAKVTDIVIIVVAADDGIKTQTVEAINHAKAAGVPIIVAINKIDKPDIDIERIKNELYVHEIIGEEAGGDVIFIPISALKKINLDKLEEAILLISEMQDLKASPFGLAAGVVIESKIEKGRGTLTTILVQRGTLRNGDIIIAGTSYGKVKKMINDKGREILEATPSVPVEIQGLNEVPFAGDQFNVVQNEKQAKDIAEYRIRLAKEKKISVTSRSSLEELLLKASGNSKIKELPLIIKCDVQGSIEAIAGSLLKLPSDEIKLRILHSGVGPITESDVSLAHVSSAIVVGFNVRAGTNALTAAEKTKVDIRYYSIIYNLIDDVKAIMSGMLDPIVREQYIGSVEIRQVFNITKIGKIAGSYVTKGIIKKGAGVRLLRDNVVIHAGKLKTLKRFKDEVKEVREGYECGIAFENYEDIREGDTVEVFELVQEQRQL from the coding sequence ATGACGGATAACCAGGAAATCAAACCCAAAAAGTTGACACTTGGCAATTCAAAATTATTGCTTAATAAGTCTTTTGATTCTCTTACAGGAGTTCAAAGTTTTGTGAATGCTAAATCTAAAACGTTAGTAGAGGTTAGAAAAAGTTCTATCGGTAGTACTACTACAATTTCATTAAATAAAGAAAGGAATAGCTTAGATCAAACTGTTATTGATTCTAATAAAGAAGAATTTAATAGACGTTTATCCATTCTAAAAAAAGCTGCTGAGCAATCTAAGTTATATGATTCTGCGCAAATCAGTACTTTAAGTAAACTTGCAAGTATTAACCAGTCTGTTAACTCAAAAAATGAACAATTCACAACTGATAAAGCAGTGGAACAAAAGCAGCAAGATATCGAAGATACTAAAGTAGAAATTGGTACTAAAATTGTTCAAGATGATGAAGATATACGCTCACAAATACCTAACAAGAAAAAAGAAACTTTTGCCAAGTCTCTGTTAGTAGGAATGCGAACACGTTATGGTATAGAAGCAGAGTCAGCATTAGAAAAAATAGGAGATAATAAAGTAGTTGTTCCAAAGATTAAGCTAGAAGAACCAAAAAAATTTAAAAAAGCTGATCTTTTCAATATGCTTAGTGACGACGAAAATGGCAGTGGTAGAACTAGAAGTCTTGCTTCTATAAAAAGAGCTAGAGAAAAAGAAAAGCGTAAGTTAGTATCACAAATACCTGAGAAAGTATATAGGGAAGTAACAATACCAGAAGTTATTGGAGTTGGTGATCTTGCAAATGCTATGTCTGAAAGGGTAGCTGATGTAATTAAAGAATTAATGAAACTCGGTATTCTAGCAAATGCTAGCCAAACAATAGATGCTGATACTGCGGAGCTAGTTGCAACAAATTTAGGACATACCGTAACAAGAGTTCAAGAATCAGATGTTGAAAATGTTTTAATTAATGATGATAAGGTTGAGGATTTAAGAACACGAGCTCCAGTTGTTACAGTTATGGGGCATGTTGATCATGGTAAAACCTCATTGCTTGATGCTCTTAAATCTACGGATATTGCTGCAGGTGAGCTAGGCGGTATTACCCAACATATCGGTGCTTATAGGGTGACTCTTTCAGATTGTAAAGCAATTACTTTTATTGATACTCCAGGACATGAAGCTTTTTCAGAAATGCGTTCAAGAGGTGCTAAAGTAACAGATATAGTTATTATAGTTGTTGCAGCAGATGACGGAATCAAAACGCAAACTGTTGAGGCGATTAATCATGCTAAGGCAGCTGGGGTTCCGATAATTGTAGCTATTAATAAGATTGATAAACCTGATATTGACATTGAGCGTATCAAGAACGAATTATATGTGCATGAAATTATAGGTGAGGAAGCAGGTGGTGATGTTATTTTTATTCCTATTTCGGCACTAAAGAAAATTAATTTAGACAAACTCGAAGAAGCAATTTTATTAATTTCAGAAATGCAGGATTTAAAGGCAAGCCCTTTTGGTTTAGCTGCTGGTGTTGTAATCGAATCAAAAATTGAAAAAGGTAGAGGAACACTAACTACTATATTAGTTCAGCGTGGAACTTTAAGAAATGGTGATATTATAATAGCAGGGACTTCTTACGGTAAAGTTAAAAAGATGATTAATGATAAGGGGCGAGAAATATTAGAAGCAACTCCATCTGTTCCTGTAGAAATCCAAGGTTTGAACGAAGTGCCCTTTGCAGGTGATCAATTTAATGTAGTGCAAAATGAAAAACAAGCAAAAGATATCGCTGAATATAGAATACGTCTTGCTAAAGAGAAAAAAATATCTGTTACATCGCGTTCAAGTTTAGAAGAATTGCTTTTAAAAGCTTCTGGTAATAGTAAAATTAAGGAATTACCTTTAATTATTAAATGTGATGTACAAGGGTCCATTGAAGCTATTGCAGGTAGCTTATTAAAATTACCGAGTGATGAGATAAAACTTCGTATACTTCATAGCGGTGTAGGTCCAATAACGGAATCTGATGTATCTCTTGCACATGTTTCCTCTGCTATTGTTGTTGGCTTTAACGTTAGGGCTGGGACAAACGCCTTAACTGCCGCAGAAAAAACAAAAGTTGATATTAGATATTATAGTATAATATATAATTTAATTGATGACGTAAAAGCTATTATGAGTGGTATGCTTGATCCGATAGTTCGAGAACAGTATATAGGTAGTGTAGAAATTAGACAAGTATTTAATATTACCAAAATAGGTAAAATTGCCGGTAGCTATGTAACTAAAGGGATTATTAAAAAAGGAGCTGGAGTACGCTTATTACGTGATAATGTAGTAATTCATGCAGGAAAACTAAAAACTTTAAAACGTTTTAAAGATGAAGTTAAAGAAGTGCGAGAAGGATATGAGTGTGGTATAGCATTTGAAAATTATGAAGATATTAGAGAAGGAGATACAGTTGAAGTTTTTGAGTTAGTGCAAGAACAGAGACAATTATAA
- the nusA gene encoding transcription termination factor NusA, whose product MSNIYNVEILQIIDSVAREKGISKEILIATVEQAIQVAGRKKYGNEYNIKAQINRKTGEINLLRILKIVEDVEDYLTQISLEDALVKNPEAKIGDEIYEYLPPIDYARVSAQAAKQVITQRVIEAEREKQYNDFKDRKGDIINGIVKRIEYGDIIVDLGRAEAIIKKDQLIKGEHFKPNDRIKAYVQDVRQETKGPQIFLSRVDNKMLVKLFKLEVPEILEDIIQVKSVARDPGSKAKIAVFASDSSIDPVGSCVGIRGNRVKAVTNELNGEKIDIVLWSNDLAQFIVNSLVPLAPSEITKILIDEDSHKVEVVVSQENQSIAIGRRGQNVRLASKLTGWNIDIMTEEQESKRRNEEFSTSTELFMEALDVEEVIGQLLSVTGFNSVEQIASSEISTLTRIEGFEEELAVEIKNRAIRYVDLKNEQIIKKLEELGVEQELIDILELPLELILKFAEYGIKTIEDLGEMSVNEFKNLAPNSNITDDNIKLLIKTARHHGELKDS is encoded by the coding sequence ATGTCTAATATATATAATGTAGAAATTTTACAAATTATAGATTCTGTAGCACGTGAGAAAGGAATATCAAAAGAAATTTTGATTGCAACCGTTGAACAAGCTATACAAGTAGCAGGACGGAAAAAATATGGTAATGAATATAATATTAAAGCGCAGATAAATAGGAAAACCGGTGAGATAAATCTTTTGAGGATCTTAAAAATAGTAGAAGATGTAGAAGATTATTTAACGCAAATTTCACTTGAAGATGCTTTAGTAAAAAATCCGGAAGCTAAAATCGGTGATGAGATATATGAATATTTACCACCAATTGATTATGCTAGAGTATCGGCACAAGCTGCAAAACAAGTTATAACTCAACGTGTTATAGAAGCTGAACGTGAAAAACAATATAATGATTTTAAAGATAGAAAAGGTGACATTATAAATGGAATAGTTAAGAGGATAGAATACGGTGATATAATAGTTGACTTAGGTCGTGCTGAAGCAATAATAAAAAAAGATCAGTTAATTAAGGGTGAACACTTTAAACCTAATGACCGTATAAAAGCATATGTACAGGATGTAAGGCAAGAAACAAAGGGGCCACAAATTTTCTTGTCTAGAGTAGATAACAAAATGTTGGTTAAGTTATTTAAGTTAGAGGTTCCTGAAATTCTTGAAGATATTATTCAAGTAAAATCAGTAGCACGTGATCCAGGTTCAAAAGCAAAAATAGCAGTATTTGCTTCGGATAGTAGTATAGATCCAGTAGGTTCGTGCGTAGGTATTAGAGGTAATAGAGTAAAAGCTGTAACAAATGAGTTAAATGGCGAGAAAATTGATATAGTATTATGGAGTAATGATCTTGCACAGTTTATAGTTAATTCTCTTGTGCCTCTTGCACCAAGTGAAATTACAAAAATTTTGATTGATGAGGATAGTCATAAGGTAGAAGTAGTAGTGTCGCAAGAAAATCAAAGTATTGCAATAGGTAGAAGAGGGCAGAATGTTCGCTTAGCTTCTAAGCTAACCGGTTGGAATATCGATATAATGACCGAAGAGCAAGAATCAAAAAGAAGAAATGAAGAATTCTCAACTTCTACGGAATTATTTATGGAAGCTTTAGATGTTGAAGAAGTTATAGGTCAGCTTTTATCGGTAACAGGCTTTAATTCTGTAGAACAAATTGCTAGTAGTGAGATTAGTACTTTAACAAGAATTGAAGGTTTTGAGGAAGAGCTTGCTGTAGAGATCAAAAATCGAGCTATTCGTTATGTAGATCTAAAAAATGAACAGATTATCAAAAAGCTGGAAGAGTTGGGTGTTGAGCAAGAATTAATAGATATATTAGAATTACCGCTTGAATTAATATTAAAGTTTGCCGAATATGGTATAAAGACAATAGAAGATTTGGGAGAGATGAGTGTAAATGAATTTAAAAATTTGGCTCCAAATTCTAATATAACGGATGATAATATTAAATTATTGATTAAAACTGCTAGACATCATGGTGAATTAAAGGATAGTTAG
- the rimP gene encoding ribosome maturation factor RimP: protein MQTIEQQITNIIEESLTDMGFELVLVKFKGVNTKVVEILIDSLNGNKISIEDCTNVSRTISAILDVEDLIEDAYSLEVSSSGIERKLVKFENYNRFLGREVKVKLKALLNGKTLYQGKIIKAENNKIYLKCAEQEVLIDFNLIKNANLVLTEEVFKKLLGS from the coding sequence ATGCAAACTATTGAACAACAAATAACAAATATAATAGAAGAATCCTTAACTGATATGGGATTTGAGTTAGTTCTTGTGAAGTTTAAAGGTGTTAATACTAAAGTAGTTGAGATATTGATTGATAGCTTAAACGGTAACAAAATATCTATAGAAGATTGTACTAACGTAAGTAGGACTATTTCTGCTATTCTAGATGTTGAAGATTTAATAGAGGATGCATATTCTTTAGAAGTATCATCAAGTGGTATTGAACGTAAGTTGGTGAAATTTGAAAATTATAATAGGTTTTTAGGAAGAGAAGTTAAAGTCAAACTCAAAGCATTATTGAATGGAAAAACACTTTATCAAGGTAAAATAATTAAAGCTGAGAATAATAAAATATATTTAAAATGTGCAGAACAAGAAGTATTAATTGATTTTAATTTAATTAAAAATGCCAATCTGGTTTTAACTGAAGAAGTATTTAAAAAATTATTAGGTTCTTGA
- a CDS encoding TlyA family RNA methyltransferase, whose amino-acid sequence MTKIRLDEYLLQKGLVTDITIARSLIIQGKVHNKHEQLIKSGMKVNIHDQDIKVKLPQHNYVSRGALKLITALDYFKIEPTNLVCIDIGSSTGGFTEVLFERKAALIFAVDVGYGALHSKLRYNPQIKVLEKTNARYLTDKQITTKPDLIVCDASFISLTTILPTPLNLAKEDCMLIALIKPQFEVKKNEVENRGIIKNPLLHQKVCDKIKDWLEQEHHFQIFGIIESPILGTKGNKEFLICGKRNMAISL is encoded by the coding sequence ATGACTAAAATAAGACTTGATGAATATTTGCTGCAAAAAGGTCTTGTAACGGATATTACTATAGCACGAAGCTTGATTATCCAAGGTAAAGTACATAACAAACATGAGCAATTAATTAAATCTGGAATGAAGGTGAATATACATGATCAAGATATTAAGGTAAAGTTACCACAGCATAATTATGTTTCAAGAGGTGCATTAAAATTAATTACAGCTTTGGATTATTTTAAAATTGAACCCACAAATTTAGTTTGTATTGATATCGGTAGTAGTACTGGTGGTTTTACCGAAGTATTATTTGAGCGTAAAGCAGCATTAATTTTTGCCGTAGATGTCGGTTATGGTGCACTTCATTCTAAATTACGATATAATCCACAAATTAAAGTGCTTGAGAAGACTAATGCACGATATTTAACAGATAAACAAATTACAACGAAGCCTGATTTAATTGTTTGCGATGCGAGTTTTATTAGCTTAACTACTATATTACCGACTCCACTAAATTTAGCTAAAGAAGATTGCATGCTTATTGCTTTAATAAAACCACAGTTTGAGGTCAAAAAGAATGAAGTAGAGAATAGAGGAATTATTAAAAATCCTCTTTTACATCAAAAGGTATGTGATAAAATTAAGGATTGGCTTGAGCAAGAACATCATTTTCAAATATTTGGTATTATAGAAAGTCCTATACTAGGTACTAAGGGGAATAAAGAGTTTTTAATATGTGGCAAAAGAAATATGGCTATTTCCCTATAA